Genomic DNA from Salvia miltiorrhiza cultivar Shanhuang (shh) chromosome 1, IMPLAD_Smil_shh, whole genome shotgun sequence:
GGACCTTTCGAGTGTATGAAAGGAAGTTTTAAAAATAGTACTTAGCTTAAAGTTGCAAGTAATTGGATCTATTGAATCAAGTGAAAATCTGAGAACCTAATCACAATTTACAACATAGGGCAGAGTTTTAAAATTTAATCATATTGCACAGAACTTGGGAGACTtaagtatataaaatataaattttctatattttttttatacacTATTATTATATTCTGATGATGCTTCACACGTCATAGGATAAGCTTGTAGATGTTTCTTTCCTTGGAAAGATACTTTACATGTAAAGACTTAACGGCAGTTATTATACATACGAATATGTGTATAGAAAGATAGACGCTAAATCTCCTTTTTCCAATCAAGTTATGCTTtatcaataatattttaatttaaactttTACTATAATATTATAGAAATGTGCTAAAGCATTTATGATTACGAGCTCTATTTGATAAATATCTAAAGTTGTGCTTCATCGCCACCCTCGAGGGCTTCGTTTCGACCTACTTATTGAAAGGAAAGTGTTTTATCAACTAAAATGTGCTTGATGAGCCATTTCTATATAAGTTATTATTTGCTATATTAAAATAGGAGACATAATCACCAAATCGAAACATAGCAAACTAACATCCAAAATTTAGCTAGCAAACTAACATCCAAATGGGGGCCCTTTCATATATTCCGTTATTTTAATTTAAGGAAAACACTCAAAAGAATTCCACACGACTCAAACTCTGTCGTTGAAGAATTTACACAACCATGGAAAACACCAAATACTGAATAATATGGAAATATTTCTCTTTCAAAATTGGTCTTGCAAAACTTTGAAACGTTTACACTTTTCAACGGCAAAATCGATTAATATGTTGTTTTACTTAACATCAAACTTCTTATTTCTCTAACAGTATCTCTAGTTATATCTTGGAATTAATAAGTAGCTTGGGCCATATATATGCAACAGGTTTTACATGAATCCATAAAATATAGCTTCACTGTTTcccttttataatttttttgaatattttaaaatatcaaaattgtTTTATATTGTCGACAATAatatttcaaacaaaattagaaAAGACCCCGAAAGGCTTCAATTTAAACCTTAATGTGGTGTGTAATTTGCACACCTTATATAATAGGTGTGGAGGGGATaccaagcggtgcgaactcCTGTCTACGAACAGTGAGGTCCAGGGATCAAACCCCACCGCTCTCCCTCccccaaagtaaaaaaaaaagaataaaaatgaataagatTAGTTAAATATGATGATACAAGGCGTTAGACACGTGACATATTGGAGCACTTCGAACCGAGCCGAATCGAATAGTGGTAtgctcaagtttgatttatttagtatcgaatcgaatcccgaactttacttaacGAATACTTTAAGGCtcacgagcctatacgaactttctaaatttatatttatattcaaaatattgattattttattttaaaaataaattatttatttaaaataataaataaattaattattttcttatgacaaataaaattaattagagatttaatacaattattattaattttagtggataaatataagttgtatatactaataatttatatttttcaaattgaatcacttgacgaacgtgttcacgagctaacgagccgaatactactaagctaaagattggtttgtttatttatcgcgcttctctaaacgaacttgaacgagtttttttcgagccgagctccgaatagttcgcgagcggcttggtttgtttacaccccTACTCGAAGCCAACACGAAATTAGTTGAGGAGAAGAATGTTTGCTGTTTTCGTTATTATTTTTACCTAGGGATGTATCGAGTTAAATAGTGGCAAGCTTGAACTCAAGTTCGATCACAAGATTTGAAGTTCAAATTTGAGTAGATAGTAAACTTCACGAGCTAGAGTTCGACACTTGATTATTTGTTCACATATGGGATGatacagattttaagaaaatgtttataaataatgtattgagtagaaatgagtggttgtggttaaAAAGATAAAGTGATGCCATATTCTAAAATGGAAGTGATACTTTTTTATTGAACAGATGAAAACGGaaaatatgatattttcttatgGAACAAGggcattattttttttgtgcGTGAAAAAATAACTCATTCAACTGTTTAAGATATGCTATGTGTAAGTTTGGAAAGTGGAATGTTGTTGGAGCTTGTTCTAGACTTGTAGTGTCCTCATATAGTCGTATTCATATGTATTTTTGAAGAAGTAAACAATAATTCATATTCATTCTAAATCTAATTTACAATAAGATTTAGCCAAACTGCAGTAGGAATCGTGATTGTGATTAGTCGAGCTAGCTTGCCAACTACTTGTGATTAGTTCGGTTCAACTTTAAATTATGTTTCAATTTTGTCACTTGAGTAGCTGTGCTAAACCTGGTTGGCTCTACTTTCCAAACTCCTattcatattattttctttagtaacttttttttaaaaaaagaattttcTATAGTAACTTAATATGGCTATTCATATTACTAGTATTTTCTTTAGTGGGTTACTTTTTCTTATAGAGTGAAGTACGAATCAACTGGCCCAATCCATTATTATTCCGCTTAAATAACCCAGGCCCATGTAAATATCAATAATTGATTATGGGTAATTATAAATGTAGCCTCTATTTTACTCTTCATAGCCTCATATTTTGAtagataattaaaattaaagtaattttacCATTTCAACCTTTTAGCtctaaaatttatcaattaataaattactGTAATATATTTCCACCCTAAAATACATGATATTCTGCAAATCATACCCCTAAAGTTGTAGATTATTCACCGTCAATTTTGTGGCTGTTGTCGCCACCACCACAACCATTGCTGCCATATCACCTATCTGTATTGCTTTTGTAATGGTTCATATTTAAGCTTTAATGTTTATTATTGTTCGAAAATTGATGAAGTTTCACCCTCTGCAAAATGGCGAATCTTAAAAAGAAATATCTCATTCTTCTTCAATCATAATACGATTAGGAAAACTCACTTAAAAAAAGTAATGAATGAGATTAGGGAAAATATCATCAGTCGTCCTTTTCTTCTCCTTTCAATTCCCAACAACAaggcaacaaaaaaaaaatattggattttataaattttttctGCGCACTAATTTGGCAATCAAACATTGCCATCTTGATGTTGTTATACCTCCCCCATCTCTCCCACTCTCTGAACTTGGCCGAAAATAATTATTCTCTCTTGATCGAACAGTCACTATCGTCGCCTGTTGTTTTTCATCAATGGCGACTCCTGCATCGTGCGACTGCACAGTTTCAGGTTTTTGAAGAAGTGAGGGGCTATACAATTCTTTGAATTTATGTGTTTGGTGTTGCTGTGGTTATATTTTACCTACATTTAGGGGGCTATAAGTTATTTGagattatttcctttttttaattaataaagtagGAATACATGATCGGTGGTTATGAGGGCAATATTgtacaataaatataattttaattatttattaatataggaggctataaagagtaaaattgtgGCTACATTTAAAATTACCCATTGATTATTTGCGCTGGTGATAATTTAGAAACAAGTGAATTGGTTGGTCTATTAtcaatcctctctctctctctctctccaaatgAGATGAGGAGATGAAGGTAGTTCAGAGCGATGGAAATGTGCCATACTCAAATCTCTTTATTTACATAGGCCAAATATTTCTTAAAAGCAAATTGTAAAATCATCAATTCTATAATTAGCAACTCAAGATTAACTTGGATAATACCCGTATCATATGCtcacaaagaagaaaaaatgtgTACATGTGTTGGTAAAAGGGTAGATTGATTAATGCATAAGCCTTGAATTGTAGAGCGACTTTTAAGTTACCTAACCGTtaatggagtattaatttatcaaaaagagaagaagaaaaaggatgTGGGAAAATTGTATTCTAACTTTTGTTTAGTATCATTATTTTTACATAAGGAGTATATTATTCTTTCCTCAATGTAAATACAAACAATTGCAGAGCAAAGAGATAAACAAACAAACTACTGCTTCTCTATGATTTGTACAAAGCAGCCCGCCGTGCCCTAACTTGCTCAATTCATGTCTTCATCCAGACAATATTTTCTTGAACAAGCCCATCCCCATCCCTCCCTAATCGATTCTTCCATTTAGGGATGCCAATTTCGAGTCGAATTAAAAAATTTCGACCGGATCTCTACAAGCAGCCACCCAATCCTTTAGCTTCGGAGGCCTTCATGATCCTCAGCCTCTTGCAAGAAGTGATGAACATCTCCCATGGAACATCACCAGCAAGCATCCAATCCCCATCTTTGTCTTCATAAGTTGGCGCAAATTCAGACCCATTGTACCCTTCTCTCTCCGAGTAAACACCTGAACAATTAAAACCACTCATATTAACACcacgaaaaaaagaaaaagataagcGTAACGCCATAATTAATGTACAAGATTCATTACCTATGGTACACTTGAACATGCCCTCCAAGGCCTTGAGTAGATCCAAGTAGTTGTTGTAGAATTTGAGGTCAATCTTCCTCAAATATGGAGCTCCATCCATGCTCACCTTCACGAACATCCCGGATCCCTCCGATTCCGGCTGCTTCTGCGCCTGCAGAGCGTTTTTCCGGTAAGATCTCACCGGCGGCCACCCAACTACTTGTGCcctaaaaaaacaaaatcattTGTTGATTAGCCCCCAGTGATgattaatttcaattttcaagaGCAGCAGCCAAGCCTTTGTCTAGACTTACTTAGGAGGTGGGGCGGCGGATTGATTGTTGTGGGGAGAGGTGTCCATCTCCGATGAGGATCTCTTGTTGGTCTTGGCGCAAGATGAAGATGGCTGCTCCGATTCGTCTCTTCCGGGAAGCCCTAATCGCAGATTCAGATCGTCCTTCTCAAAAGCAGGTGCTGAACAAGATCTTTCCATTTTTCTTGAAATTACGTAAATTTGaaggaaattggttgtgagtgaaTGAGAAAATTGGGGACAAGTTTTATAGGAAGGAGGGGTGAGACAGTATCTGTGGGCCTTATTCTGCGTGTACATGAATTTCATGACAGCTGAATTCATGCCCCCCCAACCCCAAGGGCCCCACCCCTTTCctctttcttcatttctttctctctcttttttttctgtCTCTCTTTTTTCGTTTTAGGTTTAAATTTAATAgtcttttttttagggaaaaattTAATAGTCGAAATTACTCATTctagtatatttttattgtgTGATATGAATATATGATGTCTTATTTTATGGCATAGTATGATATCTTAGAGCACTCACAACGCCTACACGATAGCCCCTACATGATAGCACTATCGTGTAAGCGTTGCGGGAGCaccttacacgagggctacacgtctatcgtgtagcccattTTCTCTATAGTGTAAGGCGCGTGTGATGCACGcgcctattaaaaaaaaatttgaatttatgtaatttaaattatgtttttaatttttttaatgtaatttttaggttttttattttaatgaaattttaatcattagtcaaatgtgttatttaaatttgagcaattacatttaagtaaaaagcataaaaatcaaaactaattctatcatgtaagctatcatgtaaccccactgcaacatctttacaccatgtgatccccccatcataaagtaggctatcatgtaagctatcatgtaaccccattgcggatgctcttatactGCGTGTCGTATTAATAGTAAAATGAATTAgaatatttattgtaataatATTTGAAGCAAATCCCCCAATGtcaaaaaaaatagtactccctccgtcccaataa
This window encodes:
- the LOC130999534 gene encoding auxin-induced protein 22D-like isoform X1, with protein sequence MKFMYTQNKAHRYCLTPPSYKTCPQFSHSLTTNFLQIYVISRKMERSCSAPAFEKDDLNLRLGLPGRDESEQPSSSCAKTNKRSSSEMDTSPHNNQSAAPPPKAQVVGWPPVRSYRKNALQAQKQPESEGSGMFVKVSMDGAPYLRKIDLKFYNNYLDLLKALEGMFKCTIGNESCTLIMALRLSFSFFRGVNMSGFNCSGVYSEREGYNGSEFAPTYEDKDGDWMLAGDVPWEMFITSCKRLRIMKASEAKGLGGCL
- the LOC130999534 gene encoding auxin-induced protein 22D-like isoform X2; translated protein: MNSAVMKFMYTQNKAHRYCLTPPSYKTCPQFSHSLTTNFLQIYVISRKMERSCSAPAFEKDDLNLRLGLPGRDESEQPSSSCAKTNKRSSSEMDTSPHNNQSAAPPPKAQVVGWPPVRSYRKNALQAQKQPESEGSGMFVKVSMDGAPYLRKIDLKFYNNYLDLLKALEGMFKCTIGVYSEREGYNGSEFAPTYEDKDGDWMLAGDVPWEMFITSCKRLRIMKASEAKGLGGCL